From Salvia splendens isolate huo1 chromosome 3, SspV2, whole genome shotgun sequence, a single genomic window includes:
- the LOC121794875 gene encoding pentatricopeptide repeat-containing protein At2g20540-like isoform X1 yields MSSRCLHLLEKCKSLTQLKQAHALAVTCGLATNTFALSRMLAFCSNPSHGALDYGHKIFNQIENPTICICNTMIKGFLLKDESFRALQVHRLILRHGLLPDNYTLPYTLKACANMKSLNLGGSVHGQSLKLGFPSDNFVGNSLIAMYSAVGEMGAARLVFEEISLKCVVSWTVLISGYAKRGDVYSARLIFDEAPLKDRGIWGAMIAGYVQNNCFKEGLKLFRLMQLSGIKPDEASLVSVLCACAHLGCLEIGKWIHRYVEKVGMSLGLKLGTALIDMYSKCGCLELAEKVFDEMPKRDVICWNTVISGYAMNGDGGSAVKTFDEMRRLGVEPDSVTFISLFAACSYSNMADEGLRLLHEMANVCKIEPGPEHYGCIVDLLTRARLIEEANAILQRMAVMGSSSEEAIAWRALLSGCCSHGRVDLAEAAAERLVELERHSGAYVLLANAYAAAGRHDEARRIRKTMRRRGVEKTPGCSSVEIDSTVHEFVAGEKTHSRMDEISAILEIGHANWDILCLTEEPNKQRKGVISYICCIFNAD; encoded by the exons ATGAGCAGCAGATGCCTTCACCTCTTAGAAAAATGCAAGAGCTTAACGCAGTTAAAGCAAGCTCACGCATTGGCCGTCACATGCGGCCTCGCCACCAACACCTTCGCTCTCAGCAGAATGTTGGCTTTCTGCTCAAACCCTTCCCATGGCGCTCTCGACTACGGCCACAAAATCTTCAATCAGATCGAAAATCCCACAATTTGCATATGCAACACCATGATCAAAGGCTTCCTGCTCAAAGACGAGAGCTTTAGAGCCTTACAAGTGCACAGATTGATTTTGAGACATGGTTTGCTCCCCGATAATTACACGCTTCCTTACACCTTGAAAGCTTGCGCAAACATGAAAAGTTTGAATCTTGGAGGATCGGTTCATGGGCAATCGCTGAAACTAGGTTTCCCGTCCGATAATTTCGTGGGAAACTCTTTGATTGCGATGTATTCTGCTGTGGGAGAAATGGGCGCGGCGAGGCTTGTTTTCGAGGAGATTTCTTTGAAATGTGTTGTTTCTTGGACAGTTTTGATTTCAGGGTATGCTAAAAGAGGCGATGTTTATTCGGCAAGATTGATTTTTGATGAAGCCCCTTTGAAGGATAGGGGGATTTGGGGTGCAATGATTGCTGGGTATGTACAAAACAACTGTTTTAAGGAAGGTTTGAAGCTGTTTAGGTTGATGCAGTTGAGTGGGATTAAGCCTGATGAGGCTAGTCTTGTTAGCGTGCTTTGTGCTTGTGCTCATTTAGGATGTCTCGAGATTGGGAAATGGATTCATAGATATGTGGAGAAGGTTGGAATGTCACTGGGATTGAAACTGGGCACTGCTTTAATCGACATGTATTCGAAATGTGGATGCTTGGAGTTGGCTGAGaaggtgtttgatgaaatgcctaAGAGAGATGTGATTTGCTGGAACACTGTGATTTCAGGCTATGCTATGAACGGCGATGGAGGGAGTGCTGTTAAGACGTTTGACGAAATGCGGAGGCTAGGGGTGGAGCCGGATAGTGTGACGTTCATCTCGCTGTTCGCGGCTTGTAGCTACTCCAACATGGCAGACGAAGGGCTACGTTTGCTGCATGAGATGGCCAATGTTTGCAAGATCGAGCCGGGGCCCGAGCACTACGGGTGCATAGTCGATCTCCTCACGAGGGCGAGGCTCATTGAGGAAGCTAACGCTATACTTCAGAGAATGGCAGTTATGGGCTCGTCCTCCGAGGAAGCTATAGCGTGGAGGGCCCTGCTCAGCGGTTGCTGCAGCCATGGGCGTGTTGATTTGGCTGAGGCTGCTGCTGAGAGGCTTGTGGAGTTGGAGAGGCATAGCGGGGCATACGTCTTGCTGGCGAACGCATATGCAGCTGCTGGGaggcacgacgaggcaaggaggATTAGGAAAACAATGAGAAGGAGAGGAGTAGAGAAGACACCAGGATGTAGCTCGGTGGAGATTGACAGTACCGTTCATGAGTTTGTTGCTGGGGAGAAGACACATTCGAGAATGGACGAGATATCTGCAATTCTTGAG ATAGGGCATGCGAATTGGGATATTCTATGCCTGACGGAGGAGCCCAATAAACAGAGGAAGGGGGTGATCAGCTACATCTGCTGTATATTTAATGCAGACTGA
- the LOC121794875 gene encoding pentatricopeptide repeat-containing protein At2g20540-like isoform X2, giving the protein MSSRCLHLLEKCKSLTQLKQAHALAVTCGLATNTFALSRMLAFCSNPSHGALDYGHKIFNQIENPTICICNTMIKGFLLKDESFRALQVHRLILRHGLLPDNYTLPYTLKACANMKSLNLGGSVHGQSLKLGFPSDNFVGNSLIAMYSAVGEMGAARLVFEEISLKCVVSWTVLISGYAKRGDVYSARLIFDEAPLKDRGIWGAMIAGYVQNNCFKEGLKLFRLMQLSGIKPDEASLVSVLCACAHLGCLEIGKWIHRYVEKVGMSLGLKLGTALIDMYSKCGCLELAEKVFDEMPKRDVICWNTVISGYAMNGDGGSAVKTFDEMRRLGVEPDSVTFISLFAACSYSNMADEGLRLLHEMANVCKIEPGPEHYGCIVDLLTRARLIEEANAILQRMAVMGSSSEEAIAWRALLSGCCSHGRVDLAEAAAERLVELERHSGAYVLLANAYAAAGRHDEARRIRKTMRRRGVEKTPGCSSVEIDSTVHEFVAGEKTHSRMDEISAILEVIKIHLEIDSSFVSSVSL; this is encoded by the coding sequence ATGAGCAGCAGATGCCTTCACCTCTTAGAAAAATGCAAGAGCTTAACGCAGTTAAAGCAAGCTCACGCATTGGCCGTCACATGCGGCCTCGCCACCAACACCTTCGCTCTCAGCAGAATGTTGGCTTTCTGCTCAAACCCTTCCCATGGCGCTCTCGACTACGGCCACAAAATCTTCAATCAGATCGAAAATCCCACAATTTGCATATGCAACACCATGATCAAAGGCTTCCTGCTCAAAGACGAGAGCTTTAGAGCCTTACAAGTGCACAGATTGATTTTGAGACATGGTTTGCTCCCCGATAATTACACGCTTCCTTACACCTTGAAAGCTTGCGCAAACATGAAAAGTTTGAATCTTGGAGGATCGGTTCATGGGCAATCGCTGAAACTAGGTTTCCCGTCCGATAATTTCGTGGGAAACTCTTTGATTGCGATGTATTCTGCTGTGGGAGAAATGGGCGCGGCGAGGCTTGTTTTCGAGGAGATTTCTTTGAAATGTGTTGTTTCTTGGACAGTTTTGATTTCAGGGTATGCTAAAAGAGGCGATGTTTATTCGGCAAGATTGATTTTTGATGAAGCCCCTTTGAAGGATAGGGGGATTTGGGGTGCAATGATTGCTGGGTATGTACAAAACAACTGTTTTAAGGAAGGTTTGAAGCTGTTTAGGTTGATGCAGTTGAGTGGGATTAAGCCTGATGAGGCTAGTCTTGTTAGCGTGCTTTGTGCTTGTGCTCATTTAGGATGTCTCGAGATTGGGAAATGGATTCATAGATATGTGGAGAAGGTTGGAATGTCACTGGGATTGAAACTGGGCACTGCTTTAATCGACATGTATTCGAAATGTGGATGCTTGGAGTTGGCTGAGaaggtgtttgatgaaatgcctaAGAGAGATGTGATTTGCTGGAACACTGTGATTTCAGGCTATGCTATGAACGGCGATGGAGGGAGTGCTGTTAAGACGTTTGACGAAATGCGGAGGCTAGGGGTGGAGCCGGATAGTGTGACGTTCATCTCGCTGTTCGCGGCTTGTAGCTACTCCAACATGGCAGACGAAGGGCTACGTTTGCTGCATGAGATGGCCAATGTTTGCAAGATCGAGCCGGGGCCCGAGCACTACGGGTGCATAGTCGATCTCCTCACGAGGGCGAGGCTCATTGAGGAAGCTAACGCTATACTTCAGAGAATGGCAGTTATGGGCTCGTCCTCCGAGGAAGCTATAGCGTGGAGGGCCCTGCTCAGCGGTTGCTGCAGCCATGGGCGTGTTGATTTGGCTGAGGCTGCTGCTGAGAGGCTTGTGGAGTTGGAGAGGCATAGCGGGGCATACGTCTTGCTGGCGAACGCATATGCAGCTGCTGGGaggcacgacgaggcaaggaggATTAGGAAAACAATGAGAAGGAGAGGAGTAGAGAAGACACCAGGATGTAGCTCGGTGGAGATTGACAGTACCGTTCATGAGTTTGTTGCTGGGGAGAAGACACATTCGAGAATGGACGAGATATCTGCAATTCTTGAGGTCATCAAAATACATTTAGAGATTGACTCAAGTTTTGTTTCAAGTGTAAGCTTATGA
- the LOC121794876 gene encoding probable leucine-rich repeat receptor-like protein kinase At1g35710, with amino-acid sequence MANCFRLISSILHLLIVVLLLLNDAVLCKTLKRDVKALNEIKASLGWRVVYAWVGDDPCGDGDLPAWSGVTCSPVSGSDYRVVTELEVYAVSIVGPFPLAVTNLMDLTRLDLHNNKLTGPIPSQIGRLKHLKILNLRWNKLQDSIPPEIGELKQLTHLYLSFNNFKGEIPKELANLPQLRYLQLHENRLIGRIPPELGTLTNLRHLDVGNNHLVGTIRELIRIEGCFPALRNLYLNNNYLTGGVPSQLANLTNLEILYLSYNKMSGVIPFGVAHIPRLTYLYLDHNQFTGRIPDTFYKHPFLKEMYIEGNSFRPGVKPIGKHKVLELADSEFLV; translated from the exons ATGGCAAATTGTTTCCGTTTAATTTCTTCAATTCTCCATCTCCTCATCGTGGTTTTGTTGCTACTGAACGACGCCGTGCTATGCAAAACGCTTAAGCGAGACG TGAAGGCATTAAATGAAATAAAGGCATCACTTGGATGGAGAGTGGTGTATGCTTGGGTTGGAGACGATCCCTGTGGAGATGGCGATTTGCCTGCTTGGTCTGGGGTCACGTGTTCCCCTGTGAGTGGTAGCGACTATCGGGTTGTTACTGAATT GGAAGTGTATGCAGTTTCTATCGTTGGTCCTTTTCCTCTTGCGGTCACCAATCTGATGGATCTTACTAGGCT GGATCTTCACAACAACAAGCTCACAGGACCAATTCCGTCTCAAATTGGACGACTGAAGCACCTCAAGATTCT TAATTTGAGGTGGAATAAACTCCAAGATTCTATTCCTCCTGAAATTGGTGAACTAAAACAGCTGACCCATCT CTATCTGAGCTTTAATAATTTCAAAGGTGAAATCCCAAAGGAGCTTGCAAATCTTCCACAACTGCGTTATCTTCAACTGCATGAAAATCGTTTGATTGGGAGAATTCCTCCTGAATTGGGAACCTTAACAAACTTGCGGCACTT GGATGTTGGTAACAATCACTTGGTTGGGACCATAAGGGAACTTATTCGTATTGAAGGATGCTTCCCAGCTCTTCGTAATTT ATATCTAAATAATAATTACCTTACTGGAGGAGTTCCATCACAGCTTGCTAATTTGACAAATTTGGAGATCTT ATATTTATCCTACAACAAAATGTCTGGAGTTATACCATTTGGGGTTGCTCATATTCCTCGATTAACCTACTT GTACTTGGATCACAACCAATTTACTGGGAGGATACCTGATACCTTCTACAAGCACCCATTTTTGAAAGAAAT GTACATTGAAGGAAATTCATTCCGACCAGGCGTGAAACCGATTGGCAAACACAAAGTTTTGGAGCTTGCTGATTCAGAGTTTCTGGTTTAG
- the LOC121794877 gene encoding probable inactive purple acid phosphatase 9 yields the protein MKPSHAVAILSILSLLVAPSSSKVSISVAPTSVPKSGDPVTIKWSGLNSPSPLDWLGIYTPANSAHRHFIGYIFLSSSPGWESGSGSVTIPLVNMRSDYQFRIFHWTESEINPDKTDHDHNPLPRTKHLLAQSDPSTFESGRGPEQVHLALTGGDGEMRVMFVTHDGKESFVKYGLARDGLDRVVGTEVARYEREDMCDSPANDSVGWRDPGFIHDGVMLGLKDGKRYYYQVGSDSGGWSTMYTFVSPVKDSSETTAFLFGDMGTATPYSTYVRIQEESIATIKWISRDLEAIGDKPSLISHIGDISYARGYSWLWDNFFYQIEPVASRVPYMVCIGNHEYDWLLQPWKPDWSSAVYGKDGGGECGVPYSLRFHMPGNSSEPTGSRAPATRNLYYSFDMGVVHFVYFSTETNFLAGSKQYEFLKKDLESVNRTKTPYVVVQGHRPMYTTSYETRDRPFRERLQEHLEPLLVKNNVTLALWGHVHRYERFCPLNNFTCGSLGIDRERWEAYPVHLVIGMAGQDWQPIWQPRADHLTDPIFPQPVRSLYRGGEFGYVRLVANREKLTLSYVGNHDGEVHDAVEIMASGQVLNGVGRAASSNDSSVAPHQGLGSRVSWYVGVASVLVLGAFLGYVLGFVSRARREGGPKAQWTAVKSEET from the exons ATGAAGCCATCACACGCAGTCGCGATTCTCTCAATCCTCTCTCTCCTCGTCGCCCCATCCTCATCCAAGGTCTCGATCTCGGTCGCCCCGACTTCCGTTCCCAAATCGGGCGACCCGGTGACGATCAAATGGAGCGGCCTCAATTCGCCGTCGCCTCTCGACTGGCTCGGAATCTACACCCCGGCGAACTCCGCCCATCGCCACTTCATCGGCTACATCTTTCTCTCCTCTTCGCCCGGTTGGGAATCCGGGTCGGGCTCCGTCACGATCCCACTCGTCAACATGCGATCCGACTACCAGTTCCGGATCTTCCACTGGACTGAATCCGAGATCAACCCGGACAAGACGGACCACGACCACAACCCGCTGCCCAGGACCAAGCACCTCCTCGCGCAGTCCGACCCGTCGACGTTCGAATCGGGTCGGGGCCCCGAACAGGTCCACCTGGCGCTAACGGGAGGGGACGGGGAGATGCGGGTTATGTTCGTAACACATGATGGGAAGGAGAGCTTTGTGAAATACGGGTTGGCCCGGGATGGATTGGACCGGGTTGTGGGTACGGAGGTGGCCCGGTATGAGAGAGAGGATATGTGTGATTCGCCTGCCAATGATAGCGTTGGGTGGAGGGATCCTGGGTTTATTCATGATGGTGTCATGCTTGGTTTGAAGGATGGAAAGAGGTATTATTATCAg GTGGGTAGTGATTCTGGGGGCTGGAGCACAATGTACACCTTCGTGTCTCCGGTTAAGGATTCAAGTGAGACGACAGCTTTCTTGTTCGGAGACATGGGGACTGCTACACCCTACTCAACTTATGTGCGCATACAGGAAGAAAGCATTGCCACAATTAAGTGGATAAGTCGAGATCTTGAAGCTATTGGAGACAAGCCTTCGTTGATATCACACATTGGAGATATAAGCTACGCGAGAGGCTACTCTTGGCTGTGGGATAACTTCTTCTACCAGATAGAACCTGTGGCTTCCAGAGTTCCATACATGGTGTGCATTGGCAATCATGAATATGATTGGCTGTTGCAGCCTTGGAAGCCCGACTGGTCCAGTGCGGTCTATGGCAAAGACGGGGGTGGAGAGTGTGGGGTACCTTACAGTCTCAGGTTTCACATGCCGGGGAACTCCTCAGAGCCAACTGGATCCAGAGCCCCTGCTACAAGGAATCTTTATTACTCATTCGACATGGGAGTAgtccattttgtttatttctcGACAGAGACTAATTTCCTAGCTGGGAGCAAACAGTATGAGTTCTTGAAGAAGGATCTTGAATCAGTGAACAGAACCAAGACACCTTATGTTGTCGTCCAAGGGCACAGGCCGATGTACACTACAAGCTACGAGACAAGAGACCGCCCGTTTAGGGAGAGGCTCCAAGAGCACTTGGAGCCTCTTCTTGTGAAGAACAATGTTACACTAGCACTATGGGGTCACGTGCATAGATATGAACGATTTTGCCCTCTAAACAACTTCACTTGTGGAAGCTTGGGCATCGACAGAGAGAGATGGGAGGCGTACCCGGTGCACTTGGTGATTGGGATGGCAGGGCAGGATTGGCAGCCGATTTGGCAGCCAAGGGCCGACCATCTCACGGATCCCATCTTCCCCCAGCCCGTTAGGTCACTGTACCGTGGTGGTGAGTTTGGTTACGTGAGACTGGTCGCCAACAGGGAGAAGCTCACGCTTTCGTATGTGGGGAACCACGATGGGGAGGTGCACGATGCCGTGGAGATCATGGCATCGGGGCAGGTCTTGAATGGTGTAGGGCGTGCTGCTAGCAGCAACGACAGCAGTGTCGCTCCTCATCAGGGGCTTGGTTCGAGAGTTTCGTGGTATGTTGGAGTTGCGAGCGTGCTTGTCCTTGGAGCTTTTCTTGGGTATGTTTTGGGTTTTGTTTCGCGTGCTCGAAGGGAAGGTGGTCCGAAGGCACAATGGACTGCTGTGAAGAGTGAGGAGACATGA
- the LOC121794415 gene encoding putative SNAP25 homologous protein SNAP30: MFGFRRGAAPAEKPPRQTSNDPDDSDDEESSSAPKNMGRRTASEPNLDSMSVQELEGYAVDQAEQTTRSVNNCLKIAEDIRGDASRTLETLHAQGEQIHRTHVMAADMEKDLSKGEKLLNSLGGMFSMPWKPKKGKAITGPTTSKDDNDVPKRATKEQRQKLGVDRKARGSHTPDGEPTSALQKVDMEKEKQDDGLSDLSDILGDLKGMAVEMGSELDKQNKALDNLDEDIDELNSRVKGANTRARKLLNK; encoded by the exons ATGTTTGGATTCAGAAGAGGAGCTGCACCTGCTGAGAAGCCACCTCGGCAGACATCCAACGACCCTGATGATTCAGACGATGAGGAATCATCGTCAGCTCCGAAGAACATGGGGAGAAGAACTGCCTCTGAACCAAACCTTGACAGCATGTCTGTCCAAGAACTGGAGGGCTACGCGGTCGATCAGGCCGAGCAGACCACCAGGTCCGTCAACAACTGCTTGAAGATCGCAGAGGACATCAGAGGCGACGCCAGCAGGACTCTCGAGACCCTCCATGCGCAAGGCGAGCAGATCCACAGGACTCATGTCATGGCTGCTGACATGGAGAAGGACTTGAGCAAG GGTGAGAAGTTGTTGAATAGTCTTGGTGGGATGTTTTCGATGCCGTGGAAGCCAAAGAAGGGGAAGGCCATCACAGGCCCTACAACTTCTAAAG ATGATAATGATGTTCCGAAACGCGCCACTAAAGAGCAACGACAGAAGTTAGGTGTGGATCGCAAAGCCCGGGGCTCTCACACGCCTGATGGAGAACCAACAAGCGCTCTGCAGAAAGTCGAT ATGGAGAAGGAAAAGCAAGATGATGGGCTTTCAGATCTTAGTGATATCTTGGGAGATTTGAAAGGAATGGCTGTTGAAATGGGATCTGAGCTTGACAA GCAGAACAAGGCCCTTGATAATCTTGATGAGGACATAGACGAGCTCAACTCACGAGTAAAAGGCGCAAACACACGAGCTCGTAAATTGCTCAACAAGTAG
- the LOC121794880 gene encoding alpha-1,4 glucan phosphorylase L-2 isozyme, chloroplastic/amyloplastic-like: MEASALWISHSSSIPTTIALLSSNTRWKWQFAFNKNWPSIPSRRCFLVKNVASKKKPSPSIEQEQGVGLDALKPDSASVASSIKFHAEFTPSFSPELFELPKAYYATAQSVRDLLIINWNTTYDYYEKMNVKQAYYLSMEYLQGRALLNAVGNLELTGAYAEALQKLGHALEDVAGQEPDAALGNGGLGRLASCFLDSIATLNYPAWGYGLRYRYGLFKQLITKDGQEEVAEDWLEMGNPWEIVRNDISYPVKFYGEVIEGPEGKKEWVGGEDIVAVAYDVPIPGYKTKTTINLRLWSTKVAAEVFDLAAFNAGDHPKAYEAMKRAEKICYILYPGDESHEGKTLRLKQQYTLCSASLQDIIARFERRSGDSVDWEKFPEKVAVQMNDTHPTLCIPELIRVLVDVKGLSWIEAWNITKRTVAYTNHTVLPEALEKWSLSLLVELLPRHVEIIRMIDEELINTIIEEYGDEDLELLKEKLNEMRILGNIELPSAVIDSLVNTQESLVKNVIEEEDEEEEKEDEEGKEEEEVKEEAESVEVTEATAEEKSDEPENEDEQAEEVEEVKADDSPLTKVTSTFEPDPKQPKLVRMANLCVVGGHAVNGVAEIHTDIVKKEVFNEFYKLWPEKFQNKTNGVTPRRWIGFCNPELSKIITKWTGSKDWLVNTEKLGELRKFADNEELQSEWREAKMIRKKKIVSFIKEKTGYVVSPDAMFDVQIKRIHEYKRQLMNILGIVYRYKKMKEMSAEERRERFVPRVCLFGGKAFATYVQAKRIVKFIADVGATINQDPDIGDLLKVVFVPDYNVSVAEVLIPGSELSQHISTAGMEASGTSNMKFAMNGCLIIGTLDGANVEIREEVGESNFFLFGAQAHEIAGLRAERAEGKFVADPRFEEVKAFVRSGAFGANSYEELMGSLEGNEGYGRADYFLVGKDFPSYIECQDRVDEAYRDQKNWTKMSILNTAGSSKFNSDRTIHQYARDIWSIEPVVLP, translated from the exons ATGGAGGCTTCAGCGTTATGGATCTCACACTCTTCTTCTATCCCCACCACCATTGCTTTGTTAAGCAGCAACACAAGATGGAAATGGCAATTCGCTTTCAACAAAAACTGGCCCTCCATTCCTTCTCGAAGGTGCTTCCTTGTTAAGAATGTTGCTAGCAAGAAGAAACCTTCTCCCTCCATTGAACAAGAACAAG GAGTTGGATTAGATGCATTGAAGCCAGATTCTGCTTCTGTTGCATCAAGCATCAAGTTTCATGCTGAGTTCACACCCTCTTTCTCTCCCGAGCTTTTCGAGCTTCCAAAAGCATACTACGCCACCGCGCAAAGTGTTCGTGATTTGCTCATTATCAACTGGAACACCACCTATGACTACTATGAGAAGATGAATGTCAAGCAGGCCTACTATCTATCCATGGAGTATCTTCAGGGAAGAGCATTACTGAATGCAGTTGGCAATTTGGAGCTCACCGGTGCCTATGCTGAGGCGCTGCAAAAGCTCGGTCACGCCTTAGAAGATGTGGCAGGGCAG GAGCCAGATGCAGCGCTAGGCAATGGAGGATTAGGGAGGCTCGCCTCTTGCTTTCTCGACTCCATTGCAACGCTTAACTACCCTGCTTGGGGCTATGGCCTCAGATACAGATATGGTCTGTTTAAGCAGCTCATCACCAAAGATGGTCAAGAAGAAGTGGCTGAAGATTGGCTTGAG ATGGGAAATCCATGGGAGATAGTAAGAAATGACATCTCGTATCCTGTTAAATTCTACGGTGAAGTCATAGAGGGGCCAGAGGGAAAGAAAGAATGGGTTGGAGGAGAAGACATAGTTGCAGTTGCCTATGATGTCCCGATACCAGGATACAAAACTAAGACCACCATCAACCTAAGGCTGTGGTCGACAAAGGTTGCTGCGGAGGTTTTCGATTTAGCTGCATTTAATGCTGGTGATCACCCAAAAGCATATGAAGCCATGAAAAGAGCTGAAAAG ATTTGCTACATTTTGTACCCGGGTGATGAATCACACGAGGGTAAGACGCTTAGATTGAAGCAGCAGTATACTCTTTGCTCGGCTTCTCTTCAAGACATTATAGCAAGATTTGAGAGGAGATCAGGGGATTCGGTAGATTGGGAGAAGTTCCCTGAAAAGGTTGCTGTGCAGATGAACGATACTCATCCCACATTATGCATACCCGAGCTGATAAGAGTGTTGGTGGATGTGAAGGGTCTGAGCTGGATAGAAGCATGGAATATCACAAAGAG AACTGTGGCGTATACTAACCACACGGTGTTGCCTGAGGCTCTGGAGAAGTGGAGTTTGAGTCTTCTCGTAGAGCTTCTCCCCCGCCATGTTGAGATCATAAGAATGATTGATGAAGAG CTTATCAATACTATAATTGAAGAATATGGTGATGAGGATCTCGAGTTGCTAAAGGAGAAGCTGAATGAAATGAGGATTTTGGGCAATATCGAACTTCCTTCTGCTGTCATAGATTCACTTGTTAATACACAGGAAAGCCTTGTTAAGAATGTAATCGAAGAGGAGgatgaagaggaagaaaaagaagacgAGGAGggaaaggaggaggaggaagtaAAGGAAGAAGCTGAATCTGTTGAAGTGACAGAAGCCACTGCTGAGGAAAAATCAGATGAACCAGAAAACGAAGACGAGCAAGCAGAAGAGGTGGAGGAAGTTAAGGCAGATGATTCGCCCTTAACAAAAGTGACTTCAACATTTGAACCTGATCCAAAACAGCCAAAGCTTGTCCGAATGGCTAACTTGTGCGTTGTCGGAGGGCATGCTGTCAACGGAGTAGCTGAAATCCACACTGATATTGTTAAAAAAGAAGTTTTCAATGAATTTTACAAG CTCTGGCCCGAGAAATTTCAGAACAAGACGAATGGTGTGACGCCTAGAAGATGGATCGGTTTCTGCAATCCGGAGCTTAGCAAGATCATAACCAAGTGGACAGGCTCAAAGGATTGGCTGGTTAACACTGAGAAGTTAGGCGAATTGCGTAAG TTTGCTGACAACGAAGAGCTTCAGTCTGAATGGAGGGAAGCAAAGATGAtcaggaagaagaagattgtgTCTTTCATCAAAGAGAAAACAGGATACGTTGTCAGCCCGGATGCAATGTTTGATGTGCAG ATCAAGCGAATCCATGAATACAAGAGGCAGCTGATGAATATCTTAGGCATCGTGTATCGTTACAAGAAGATGAAGGAGATGAGTGCTGAGGAGAGGAGAGAAAGATTTGTTCCCAGAGTGTGCTTATTTGGTGGGAAGGCGTTTGCTACGTATGTACAAGCTAAGAGAATCGTCAAGTTTATCGCAGACGTAGGTGCTACAATAAACCAAGATCCTGACATAGGCGACCTTCTAAAG gttgtcttcgtccCCGACTATAATGTGAGTGTTGCAGAAGTGCTCATTCCTGGCAGTGAGCTGTCTCAACATATCAG TACTGCTGGAATGGAAGCAAGTGGAACCAGCAACATGAAGTTTGCAATGAATGGCTGCCTAATTATCGGAACCTTAGACGGTGCGAATGTGGAGATCAGAGAAGAGGTTGGAGAGAGCAACTTTTTCCTGTTTGGGGCTCAGGCTCATGAGATTGCCGGCCTTCGTGCAGAAAGAGCCGAGGGAAAG TTTGTGGCAGATCCTAGATTTGAAGAGGTGAAGGCTTTTGTGAGGAGTGGTGCATTTGGGGCCAACAGCTACGAGGAGCTGATGGGGTCGTTGGAAGGGAACGAGGGGTATGGCCGGGCTGACTACTTCCTCGTTGGCAAGGACTTCCCGAGCTACATAGAGTGCCAAGATAGAGTTGATGAGGCTTATAGGGATCAAAAG AATTGGACAAAGATGTCTATACTAAACACAGCTGGTTCTTCGAAGTTTAATAGTGATCGAACGATCCATCAATACGCTAGAGATATATGGTCGATTGAACCTGTTGTGTTGCCATGA